Proteins encoded within one genomic window of Flavobacterium gilvum:
- a CDS encoding fasciclin domain-containing protein, with product MILSNINYKRFFAGIMTIALVSCSNPWDDRKDSSDPNLDANLSEAIANTAELSQFKEILAKTGYDKVLSESKTYTVFAPTNEALAQVDASLLDTPEEQAFFVQNHIALTAYSSVRNSDVKIKMLSEKYLLFKGSTIIDDATIINADKYASNGVFHIVNKALSPKQNIWQYVNSQVSTSEMSKYLLSLKDLNIYASDATAKANTAPGVFADSLSNSFLKNVYNVNNEKNSYTLFLIDDAGYASEVTKLIPYFAKTTADLTATYARYFTVRDMVFPKAYKLNELPSELTTRFGVKVPIDKTQIVGQPIVLSNGIIYRMKKMVVPLDKRLVTTIIEGEDNTATNPYGSGPRSKVFYREKKDPSGLIFPIGTVFKDIAEYAGGGQFMISYTAKDLYSTTYKVYWRAVNIDLPLSVDFQQSLNIGSSSTALGNVFVENANIKIFPPKNVGIANYNEVYLGTFDLTSLQDIYFSLVSTNTTTAGNNSLVLDYLKFVPVIK from the coding sequence ATGATTTTATCAAATATAAATTATAAAAGATTCTTTGCCGGCATTATGACAATTGCCCTGGTTTCTTGTTCAAACCCTTGGGACGACCGTAAGGATAGCAGTGACCCAAATCTGGATGCCAACCTCAGCGAAGCGATAGCCAATACTGCTGAATTGTCCCAGTTTAAAGAAATACTAGCAAAAACAGGTTATGACAAAGTCTTGTCGGAATCAAAAACATATACTGTTTTTGCTCCAACCAATGAAGCATTGGCACAGGTAGATGCTTCGCTTCTTGATACTCCGGAAGAACAAGCCTTTTTTGTGCAAAACCATATTGCGTTAACCGCTTATTCTTCGGTAAGAAATTCGGATGTTAAAATAAAAATGTTAAGTGAAAAATATTTATTGTTCAAAGGAAGTACTATTATTGATGATGCCACCATCATTAATGCAGATAAATATGCCTCCAATGGTGTGTTTCACATTGTAAACAAAGCACTTTCCCCAAAACAAAATATTTGGCAGTACGTAAATAGCCAAGTTTCGACATCTGAGATGAGTAAATATCTGTTGAGCCTAAAAGATTTAAACATTTATGCATCTGATGCAACAGCCAAGGCAAATACAGCTCCTGGTGTTTTTGCTGATTCGCTTTCAAATTCCTTTCTGAAAAATGTATATAATGTTAATAACGAGAAAAACTCTTATACATTATTCCTTATTGATGATGCGGGTTATGCTTCTGAGGTTACTAAACTTATTCCATATTTTGCAAAAACAACCGCTGATTTAACGGCCACTTATGCACGTTATTTTACGGTTAGGGATATGGTTTTCCCAAAAGCTTATAAACTAAATGAATTGCCAAGTGAATTAACTACCCGTTTTGGTGTAAAAGTACCTATAGACAAAACACAAATTGTGGGACAGCCCATCGTTTTGAGTAATGGTATCATTTACCGTATGAAAAAGATGGTTGTTCCATTAGATAAACGTTTGGTAACAACCATAATAGAAGGGGAAGATAATACAGCAACCAATCCTTATGGTTCAGGTCCTCGCAGCAAAGTTTTTTATCGCGAGAAAAAAGACCCTTCTGGTCTCATATTTCCAATCGGTACCGTATTTAAGGACATTGCAGAATATGCCGGAGGCGGACAATTTATGATTAGCTATACCGCCAAAGATTTATACAGTACCACTTACAAAGTATATTGGAGAGCTGTTAACATCGATTTACCACTATCTGTTGATTTCCAACAAAGTCTTAATATAGGCTCATCATCAACAGCTCTTGGAAATGTATTTGTTGAGAATGCGAATATCAAAATATTCCCTCCTAAAAATGTAGGAATTGCCAATTATAACGAAGTTTATTTAGGCACTTTCGATTTAACAAGTTTACAAGATATCTATTTTTCTCTAGTGTCAACCAATACAACTACCGCAGGAAATAATTCGCTTGTCCTAGACTATTTAAAATTTGTTCCTGTCATTAAATAA
- a CDS encoding fasciclin domain-containing protein, translating to MKRYLAQKRLMKIALVYFITLAFLNCTPDKLKETTDDTVNITQYLKDHENYSLFLEALEITNYASFMNTYGTYTLFLPTNEAMKQYIKDAGVASLKEIPLKDLQDFVKLHILDQKVISTSFTDGKIATPSMYGQYLVTLAANSNGTSKYTVNKTSNIIASNLVVGNGVIHVIDKVLRVANKTLAQTIEADANLSLFTEALKATGWYEKLNQPLTIDQNNIASFLTVLTQTNDEFKAVGINSLTDLKAKYSHLKDPMNPNDSLNLFVSYRVLPKLQYLADLAVSATLETKAPMEVISVKLDKENLLLNEEIFNGVLEKGVSVNRTKSDVTTSNGVLHFVNANFFIKKRLPAPVYFDLADQPEFRSNTAIFRKHAGGSIVLTHDQISGITWEGTESIKYLDGKAGTSTGGGWHGDLLELNRFKTGLTQNLVLKTPVIIKGKYKVWIDYRPQSSKMPTLKVYFNGLELPKLVNCNEYTSTSATDNATERVLESQGYKHPVHPYDGNLNSRLVGVIDVPTTGRHTIKFESITASPGNVTWLDVVEFRPIDMDQIWPKLEKGGDRFVSSNLTYY from the coding sequence ATGAAAAGATACCTTGCACAAAAGAGATTGATGAAAATTGCTTTAGTTTATTTTATAACGCTGGCGTTTCTAAATTGTACTCCGGATAAATTAAAGGAGACCACAGACGATACGGTAAATATTACCCAATATTTAAAGGATCATGAAAACTATTCATTATTCCTGGAAGCTCTTGAAATTACGAACTATGCGTCATTTATGAATACGTATGGTACATATACCCTGTTTCTTCCCACAAATGAAGCGATGAAACAATATATAAAAGATGCTGGTGTAGCTTCATTAAAAGAAATTCCGCTAAAGGACTTACAAGACTTTGTTAAACTACACATTCTTGATCAAAAAGTAATCAGTACTTCATTTACAGATGGAAAAATTGCTACTCCAAGTATGTATGGTCAATATTTGGTAACATTGGCTGCCAATAGTAATGGAACTTCAAAATACACGGTTAATAAAACGTCCAACATTATCGCTTCTAATCTAGTGGTAGGGAACGGAGTTATTCATGTTATTGATAAAGTTTTGCGCGTTGCGAATAAAACCTTGGCTCAGACTATTGAAGCAGATGCAAACCTTTCCTTATTTACAGAGGCCTTAAAAGCAACAGGATGGTACGAAAAATTGAATCAGCCACTTACAATAGACCAAAACAATATAGCCAGTTTCTTAACTGTACTTACGCAAACGAATGACGAATTCAAAGCTGTGGGAATCAACAGCCTGACTGATTTAAAAGCAAAATACAGCCACCTGAAAGACCCTATGAATCCAAATGACAGTTTGAATCTTTTTGTGAGCTACCGTGTTTTACCAAAACTACAATATCTAGCGGATTTGGCTGTAAGCGCAACCCTTGAAACAAAAGCACCGATGGAAGTTATCAGTGTTAAATTAGACAAGGAAAACTTATTGTTGAACGAAGAAATTTTCAATGGAGTACTTGAAAAAGGAGTTTCGGTAAATCGTACCAAAAGTGATGTTACTACTTCCAATGGTGTATTGCATTTTGTAAATGCCAATTTCTTTATCAAAAAACGTTTACCGGCTCCTGTTTATTTTGACTTGGCAGACCAACCAGAATTTAGAAGTAATACAGCTATTTTCAGAAAACACGCTGGTGGATCAATAGTTTTAACACACGATCAGATAAGTGGTATAACCTGGGAAGGAACTGAAAGCATAAAATACCTTGATGGTAAAGCAGGAACCTCAACCGGTGGTGGATGGCACGGAGATTTATTAGAATTGAATCGTTTTAAAACAGGTTTAACACAAAATCTTGTTCTTAAAACCCCAGTAATCATTAAAGGAAAATACAAAGTTTGGATAGATTACAGACCTCAATCTTCTAAAATGCCAACGCTTAAAGTTTATTTTAATGGTTTAGAGCTTCCAAAACTGGTTAACTGTAATGAATATACGAGTACTTCTGCAACAGATAATGCAACTGAAAGGGTTCTTGAATCACAAGGATACAAACATCCTGTTCATCCTTACGACGGTAACTTAAATTCAAGACTTGTTGGGGTTATCGATGTACCAACAACGGGGCGTCATACCATAAAATTTGAATCAATTACTGCCAGTCCTGGAAATGTTACATGGCTTGATGTTGTTGAATTCCGTCCGATTGATATGGATCAGATTTGGCCAAAATTGGAAAAAGGAGGCGATCGTTTTGTGAGCAGCAACCTTACCTACTATTAA
- a CDS encoding RagB/SusD family nutrient uptake outer membrane protein, producing MQTKIKSILAILLIFATTISCDNYLDLRPEDGIVRAEFWRTKEDVQSAVIGIYSSLLKSPPKALIPTGGTDYTISEYLFMFGEMRGDMVIPGPNVTADQRDISNSNILPSNDLTSWHAFYRVINFCNTVIDLAPGVLEKDPTLTKAQLNNYLSEALAIRAYMYFTLARTFRDVPLKLTATLSDTDNFQIPSSSQDEVFAQVIKDLALAEEYAVKDYGINASNKGRITVYTINAMQADVYLWMEKYSEAIVAANKVIDSGKFKLIPASNTWYSTVYAKGNSSESIFEFQFTTANLNPFYDMLSARPEFTASSKVLEEIFGIDFNDALNKDIRGERASLIPGTNEIYKFTGLNNDDRKSLQESDTHWFVYRYADVLLLKAEALAETGKGDEALAIIQEIRTARKAISLTVQNPNPTTKSLVIDYILAERAREFAFEGKRWFDVLRNAKRNKYARLDILLNMALSNAPADQQQSILAKLKDPNSHYLPINIYDLYTNKTLVQNPFYK from the coding sequence ATGCAAACTAAAATAAAATCTATACTCGCAATCCTATTAATTTTCGCTACGACAATTTCGTGCGACAATTATTTAGATTTACGCCCAGAGGACGGAATCGTACGTGCGGAATTCTGGAGAACCAAAGAAGACGTTCAGTCTGCCGTTATCGGTATCTATTCGTCTTTATTAAAATCACCTCCTAAAGCACTTATCCCTACAGGCGGGACAGATTACACCATAAGCGAATACTTGTTCATGTTTGGAGAAATGAGAGGTGATATGGTGATTCCAGGTCCCAATGTTACCGCAGATCAAAGAGATATTTCAAATTCAAATATCCTGCCTTCAAACGATTTAACGAGTTGGCACGCATTCTACAGAGTAATCAACTTCTGTAATACTGTTATAGATTTGGCTCCGGGTGTACTTGAAAAAGACCCTACTTTAACCAAAGCACAGTTAAACAATTACCTGTCTGAAGCTTTGGCAATCAGAGCGTATATGTACTTTACGCTGGCTCGTACTTTTAGAGATGTGCCCCTAAAATTGACGGCAACACTAAGTGACACCGATAATTTTCAGATTCCAAGTTCATCTCAGGATGAAGTTTTTGCCCAGGTTATAAAAGACCTTGCTTTGGCCGAAGAATATGCTGTAAAAGACTACGGAATTAATGCTTCAAACAAAGGGCGCATCACTGTTTATACGATTAATGCAATGCAGGCCGATGTATATCTTTGGATGGAAAAATACTCTGAAGCCATCGTTGCAGCAAATAAAGTTATCGATTCGGGCAAATTCAAATTAATTCCGGCATCAAACACATGGTATTCTACTGTTTATGCAAAAGGAAATTCTTCTGAAAGCATCTTTGAATTCCAATTTACAACTGCAAACCTTAATCCGTTTTATGATATGTTGTCCGCCAGACCGGAATTTACTGCATCATCCAAAGTTTTGGAAGAAATATTTGGAATTGATTTTAATGATGCTCTAAATAAAGATATTCGAGGAGAAAGAGCTTCTTTGATTCCGGGAACCAACGAAATATACAAATTCACAGGACTGAACAATGATGATCGTAAATCCTTACAGGAATCAGACACACACTGGTTTGTTTATCGTTACGCAGATGTTCTACTCCTAAAAGCGGAAGCCTTGGCCGAAACAGGAAAAGGTGACGAAGCGTTGGCAATAATCCAGGAAATCCGTACAGCAAGAAAAGCAATCAGTCTGACTGTCCAAAATCCAAATCCAACCACCAAAAGTTTAGTAATCGATTATATTTTGGCAGAGCGCGCACGTGAATTTGCCTTTGAAGGAAAACGCTGGTTTGATGTTTTGCGAAATGCCAAAAGAAATAAGTATGCCAGATTAGACATATTACTCAATATGGCTTTGTCTAATGCCCCTGCAGACCAACAGCAATCTATCTTGGCCAAATTAAAAGATCCGAATAGCCATTATCTGCCTATTAATATATATGATTTATATACGAATAAAACACTAGTACAAAACCCATTTTATAAATAA
- a CDS encoding SusC/RagA family TonB-linked outer membrane protein has protein sequence MSIFLAGGFNVAVHAQTVQDSTVTATPISTPKIKKGILVKGVVKSAKTNAGLSGINVAVKGFSAAITNDDGSFEINVPDLQAVLTLSGPDLQSKVYPLKNRKSGLEIFLYEEYYSPFFQTANLPSGEELQYNNSAAANVVNFKRDQWSSPIKESIGDFIQGKSAGLNSVRKSGAPSSGAYLTLRGFNSLYATNKPLIIVDGMIYDDEDYGSGIIKNVNSSPLENIDVKDIENITVLKDNTTMYGTKGANGVLIINTTRPVDLSTKIDFTMYGSYNEEPNHLPVMGADAYRTHLSQLEATRGLSQDQIANLPYMNDNPQVSGYYKYHNDTNWQDQVFEPSFSQNYFLKVRGGDDIAKYGLSVGYLKNEGIVEGTESNRYSTRLNAALRLTEKLYMDANMSFISNVSDQLDHGFAFKTSPIYLSLTKSPFLSTNVIDDNGQKSPNLADVDDFNVTNPNAILANAIGVNKNYRFFGNMDFKYVFNNSWNVHSLFGLTFNKERESFFIPDKGVSDIILPTAVAKNRSGSDVQQLNSFFTDTYANYLTKFREDHHLDVRFGFRTQSNKSEDDFGLGYNSPTDDFVSVGSGSTLLRQVGGSLGEWHWLNIYANADYNYNNKYFLTASYALDGSSRFGDENGTGKDQYALMTAISGSWVISSENFMKDLKNIDYLKVRATVGTSGNDDIGNFAAQRYYVSQNLLGMQGLVRGNIGNPDLKWETVQKFNFGADFGLFNERLNLSIDYFSNKTKDMLIYESISVDNGFDFVASNSGSMRTFGTEFSLNSRIVNTKDITFDLGLNVARYSNKVASLPNGSILTQFGNATYITEVGNDANLFYGLKSNGVYSTTAEAKADGLSRRLTNGDLVPFAGGDMKFTDKNGDKVIDNNDRMVIGNPNPDFTGSITGNLTYKRFSLQGLFTFSVGNDLYNGVRYNMEKMSGYENQSVAVENRWRAEGQQTSIPKAVWGDPMGNAEFSDRWIEDGSYLRLKTLVLGYDFNVDKMKYIKAIKLYATANNLFTLTDYLGYDPEFSATSSIFGQGADVGLTPQFRTFQLGLRLGL, from the coding sequence ATGAGCATATTCTTAGCTGGAGGATTTAATGTAGCAGTGCATGCTCAGACAGTTCAGGATTCAACCGTGACTGCAACACCAATCTCTACTCCTAAAATCAAAAAAGGAATCTTAGTTAAGGGTGTGGTCAAAAGTGCAAAAACAAATGCAGGACTGTCTGGAATAAACGTGGCCGTAAAGGGATTTTCGGCTGCCATTACCAATGACGACGGTAGTTTCGAAATAAATGTCCCAGATTTACAAGCCGTTCTTACCTTGAGCGGTCCCGATTTGCAATCCAAAGTGTACCCGCTTAAAAACAGGAAATCAGGTTTGGAAATCTTTTTATACGAAGAATATTATTCCCCTTTCTTTCAAACAGCCAATTTACCTTCGGGTGAAGAGCTGCAATACAACAATAGCGCTGCTGCAAATGTGGTCAATTTCAAAAGAGACCAATGGAGCAGTCCTATAAAAGAATCTATTGGAGATTTCATCCAAGGAAAATCAGCGGGACTAAACAGCGTACGAAAATCAGGGGCACCTAGTTCTGGTGCGTACTTAACGTTACGTGGTTTCAATTCATTATATGCAACAAACAAACCTCTTATTATTGTAGATGGAATGATTTACGACGATGAAGACTACGGTTCTGGAATTATAAAAAACGTAAACTCTTCTCCGCTGGAAAATATCGATGTTAAAGATATTGAGAACATAACCGTTCTTAAAGATAACACTACCATGTACGGAACCAAAGGTGCCAATGGAGTCCTTATCATAAATACCACGCGTCCGGTAGATTTATCGACCAAAATCGACTTCACGATGTATGGCAGTTATAATGAAGAGCCCAATCATTTACCAGTAATGGGTGCCGATGCTTACCGCACTCACCTATCACAACTGGAAGCAACTCGTGGTCTTTCGCAGGATCAGATTGCCAATCTTCCTTATATGAATGACAATCCTCAAGTTTCAGGATATTACAAATATCATAATGATACCAACTGGCAAGATCAGGTTTTTGAACCAAGCTTTAGCCAAAACTATTTCCTAAAAGTTCGTGGAGGTGACGATATTGCAAAATATGGTTTATCTGTAGGATATCTTAAAAATGAAGGAATTGTTGAAGGAACCGAATCAAATCGCTACAGCACGCGTTTGAATGCAGCTTTGCGTTTGACCGAAAAATTATACATGGATGCCAACATGTCCTTTATCAGTAACGTCAGCGATCAATTAGATCACGGTTTTGCATTCAAAACAAGTCCAATTTATTTGTCGCTTACAAAATCGCCTTTTTTATCAACTAATGTAATTGACGATAATGGACAAAAATCACCAAATCTTGCCGATGTAGATGATTTTAATGTAACCAATCCAAACGCAATTCTAGCAAATGCTATCGGAGTTAATAAAAATTACCGTTTCTTCGGAAACATGGATTTCAAATATGTATTTAATAATTCATGGAACGTACACTCGCTTTTTGGATTGACATTCAACAAAGAAAGAGAAAGTTTCTTCATTCCGGACAAAGGAGTTTCAGACATTATTCTTCCTACGGCTGTAGCCAAAAATCGTTCTGGTAGCGATGTACAGCAGTTGAATAGTTTTTTTACAGATACTTATGCTAATTATCTAACGAAATTTAGAGAAGACCACCACTTGGATGTTCGTTTTGGATTCAGAACCCAAAGCAACAAATCTGAAGACGATTTTGGTTTAGGATACAACTCCCCAACTGATGATTTTGTGAGCGTGGGTTCAGGATCAACTTTGTTGCGTCAGGTAGGAGGATCTTTGGGTGAATGGCACTGGTTGAATATTTATGCTAATGCTGATTACAATTACAACAACAAATATTTCTTGACAGCAAGTTATGCTCTAGACGGATCAAGCCGTTTTGGAGACGAAAACGGAACTGGCAAAGATCAATATGCACTTATGACTGCTATTTCAGGTTCTTGGGTAATTTCTTCAGAAAATTTCATGAAGGATCTGAAAAATATCGATTATCTGAAAGTAAGAGCTACTGTTGGAACTAGCGGAAATGACGATATCGGAAATTTTGCAGCCCAAAGATATTATGTTTCCCAAAATTTATTGGGAATGCAAGGATTAGTGAGAGGCAACATTGGTAATCCTGATTTGAAATGGGAAACTGTTCAGAAATTTAATTTTGGCGCTGATTTTGGTTTATTCAACGAACGCTTAAATCTTTCGATAGATTATTTTTCGAACAAAACAAAAGACATGCTTATTTACGAATCAATAAGCGTAGACAACGGATTTGATTTTGTCGCTTCAAACAGCGGTAGTATGAGAACTTTTGGTACCGAATTTTCTTTGAACAGCCGAATTGTAAACACCAAAGACATCACTTTTGACCTTGGGTTAAATGTAGCAAGATATTCTAACAAAGTGGCTAGTTTGCCAAACGGAAGCATCTTAACGCAATTTGGCAATGCTACCTATATCACTGAAGTAGGAAACGATGCTAATTTATTCTACGGATTAAAAAGTAATGGTGTTTATTCTACTACTGCAGAAGCTAAAGCTGATGGATTGTCAAGACGTTTGACAAATGGTGACCTTGTTCCATTTGCAGGTGGTGACATGAAATTTACAGATAAAAACGGAGACAAAGTTATTGATAACAATGACCGCATGGTTATTGGTAATCCAAACCCTGACTTTACAGGAAGTATCACAGGAAATTTAACTTACAAACGTTTCAGTTTACAAGGATTATTTACTTTCTCTGTAGGAAACGACCTTTACAACGGTGTGCGCTACAATATGGAAAAAATGAGCGGATATGAAAACCAAAGTGTTGCTGTAGAAAATCGTTGGAGAGCCGAGGGACAACAAACCAGTATTCCAAAAGCAGTATGGGGTGACCCAATGGGGAACGCTGAATTTTCGGATAGATGGATTGAAGACGGTTCTTATTTAAGACTTAAAACTTTGGTGTTGGGTTACGACTTCAATGTGGACAAAATGAAATATATCAAAGCAATAAAACTTTATGCCACAGCCAATAACCTATTTACCCTAACCGATTATTTAGGATATGATCCTGAATTCAGTGCTACTTCGTCCATTTTCGGTCAGGGAGCAGATGTAGGTTTAACACCTCAGTTCAGAACATTCCAATTGGGATTAAGACTAGGTCTTTAA